A genomic window from Photobacterium gaetbulicola Gung47 includes:
- a CDS encoding phenylacetic acid degradation-like protein: MTLFHHSNHLYTVHAIAMCNMAELAGGMMADVSIPVNSHWIPVGMTVEYLKKAKIDLTARAQGENIDWNTEGDKLLPVEVKDTEGNVVFKAEITMNVRIT, translated from the coding sequence ATGACACTTTTCCATCACTCTAACCACTTATATACGGTGCATGCTATCGCGATGTGTAATATGGCAGAGCTCGCAGGAGGGATGATGGCGGATGTATCTATCCCTGTTAACAGTCACTGGATCCCGGTTGGAATGACGGTGGAATATTTAAAAAAAGCGAAAATAGATCTAACTGCCCGAGCCCAAGGTGAAAATATTGACTGGAATACTGAAGGTGACAAACTTTTGCCGGTTGAGGTAAAAGATACTGAGGGGAATGTCGTCTTTAAAGCTGAAATCACGATGAATGTGAGAATTACTTAA
- a CDS encoding hypothetical protein (COG0847) has translation MNFNRIVCFDLEMCCWNDGRESRTGEIIEIGVAELDLTSGEVVRRAQHFVKPDHDEVSPFCTELTGIKPEVVAKNGKPLGHILKSIEQKFGGRHKIYAAWGRDDIILRKECEEKGLKVPFDEYLNLATLFRLQRHVTKKRCGQRAAMEMAGIEWEGRQHSGYDDAYNLARLAKTLFIND, from the coding sequence ATGAATTTTAACCGTATTGTTTGTTTTGACCTCGAAATGTGCTGTTGGAATGATGGCCGCGAGTCAAGAACAGGTGAGATCATTGAAATTGGCGTTGCAGAGCTCGATCTAACCAGCGGTGAGGTTGTACGCAGAGCCCAGCACTTTGTCAAACCGGATCATGATGAAGTGTCGCCGTTTTGCACAGAGCTTACGGGGATAAAACCTGAAGTGGTGGCCAAGAACGGTAAGCCGCTTGGGCATATTTTGAAATCCATTGAACAGAAGTTCGGTGGTCGGCATAAAATCTATGCGGCCTGGGGACGTGATGACATTATCCTTCGTAAGGAGTGCGAAGAAAAGGGCCTGAAGGTTCCATTTGATGAGTATCTCAACCTAGCAACCTTGTTCCGGTTGCAGCGCCATGTGACCAAGAAGCGATGTGGCCAGCGAGCTGCGATGGAAATGGCTGGTATCGAATGGGAAGGGCGGCAGCACTCTGGCTACGATGATGCCTACAATTTAGCGCGGTTAGCCAAAACACTTTTCATTAATGATTAA